GGACGCTGTGATGGTATGGTGGGAAACCAACGACTTTATCTGCCTGAGAAAGATTGAGGAAGGAAGGACATGCTtagactagtcatagtgggagtaacttagctgctAACATAGTACATTTTGAGAAATTTTTACTTACatggcatgtagttaatgagaagtggtaacataatatattactgtaacatagcgcttccccaAATAAGATGAGTCTACAAGTCATTAAATAAAGCCATATATAACACTACTAGTATGTTACTTtacactatgaagatagtaatttAGACtaatgtcatatgcatgacactagtataagttagccCCCCCTCCCCAAAATAACATGCACTGCTCGCAGGTTGCCCGCTAGCGTATTTTACTGAATATCTTTTTGGTGCTGCTTTTCCATACCGTTAATGTTTTTATTTCTCAGCGATTTTGCCGCGTCAAATGGGAATTTACTGTATATTTACCAAAAAAATATCTGGTTTATCTACATGTAGTTTTGATCGAGCGTCGCTCCAGAAAACGAGACACACGACACTGCAAGCCCGGTCAATGCTGCTACAAGAAGTATGCAATGCTGCAAAGCTAGACCATTGTTGTTGCCCTAAGGCGGACCACATGCTACAAAGCTCGACCACCATTGTTGTAAAGTCGGACGCTACTATTGCAACAAACTTCTTCTTCGGAGTCAATCACAGCTTACACCTAGCGTCACCTGTGTCGTGGGTACAACTGCATATAATTTAGATGCAACAGTAGAAGTTTTGGTGGATATATCAATTTTTTTCCCGTTGCAAAGCACGGACATATGTGCTAGTTTTTTTAAAGACAGTCTTTTATTTCATGATGATGGACATGCATGAAAAATAATCAAATCTGCTGCATAAAGGTTTCAGACGGTAATACTGAGAACAATTTCATGTATGTCTGGTATAATACTGATTAACCAGATCAATCTGAAAGAACCAGAACATATTGGACATCAACATGAATCTCATGCATCACGGTATGCTTGTATTGGTGCTGAGGCCATCTCGTGCACCACGAGCTTCTCGACGGTAACGGCGGACCCGGTGGCGTTGTTGAAAATGCACACCCTACCAGCCGCATGGATGGCCTCCATAGGGTACACGCGCGATGTCACCGTCATCCTCCCACCCATCACAAAGCTCTCCACAATCGAATGATCCACAAGCACCCTTGCGGATAAAGCCTCTCCATGGAGCACGGGCACGGTGCTTCCCACCACGCGCTTCAGCAGTTCCTTGGCTCGCGATGACCCTGACTCATCATGGCAGAACTGGGTTCGGAGGCCCCCATCAAGACCCTTGTAAATGTAGAAGTACACTGCCAGTTGTTCGCTGCCGCTGTTGGTGGCATGGATGAGAAGACCAAAGGGGCCGAGCGCGCCTCGTTCGGTGGCACCACCACTTGTACTACAGTTGTAGCTGACATCGGCCTCGTTGAGGGCGGCGATGGCTGAAGCGTTGAGGCGAAAGGATGCCTCGATATCGAGTTGAGAAACTTGGCGGAGAGGGAGGGTTATGACAGAGCTAGACTCGACGGTGATGCCGCTGAAGTTGGTGGCGTTGTAGCGGAGGGTGTCGATCTCCTCCACCGGCCATTGGAGGATGTTCGTCCGGGTTTTCTCGTCTAGCACTACTTTCCTTGGAATCCCCTGCAGGCTCATCATACACGGTTCATTAGTTTGTTTATTAATAATATAAGTCCCACAACTATGAATGCACATTGACATCGAGAACTAATCATATGATTCTTGTTTAACTAATAAAGGCTTGACATGTACTGTAACAGCAGACATGGAAGAAGGAAAATGTCCTTAATTATTTTGTGTGGTTAGCAAAGCACAAAATAAATTAAGATCTTGGAAGATGTAAATGACATTTGATCGACATGTGTTGATCTATTGAATGAAACATGTATGCACTGACATACTCAATTCTCAAGACGAGATGCATGATACAATAACATAATGATAGATGGTAAACACAATGTAAAACAATAATTTCGATGAACAATAACATACCTGGAGGCTTGCCCATCCCTTGGCTATGTCGGTGTTGGGTGAGTCGGTCTCGCCAACAAACCCCCAGCTCACACGCCGCTGCTTGACCGGATCATAGAAGGATGTAGAGGCATAAAACTTACCCCAATCGACCCTCATGCCGATACCCACATCAGCTTCCGGGTCCAACGGCGTCCACCTGTTGGCCTCTGCATCAAACCTCCCCAACGCGTAGTAGTCATGCCACTCATCGTTCACGCTCGCCTTCATCACGTGTATCACCTCCTCTGATGAGTCGCTGCCACCGCTAATGGGGTAGAGGTCGATGCACTCCCACATGCCGGTGCCCTCGACACGGTGGACCGGGTCCGGGATGAGCTCGTACTTGATGAAGTCTTTCGTCTTGTACATGAGGGCAATACCGGCATGACCATGGTCATCCTTGGACCCTATGATGGTGCGCCATGTGTTGTCGGACTTATCAAACCATGCGGCCATGGGGTCGCGGAAGTCCCTGTCGCCAATGCCAGGGGGCGGGAAGATGACGGGGTTGGAAGGGTGCTTGGTCCAGGTACGGAGGAGGGGGTCTGCAGGGTCTGCAGGGAAGGCGAGGCACTGAACCTGGGCAAAGGTGTCACTGTTGCCCGTGTAAAGCAAGATGACCGTGCCATTGGGGAGCATGGTGGCGGATCCGGTCAAGACGCCGTTGATGTCGTACCATTGGTCGGGCACCATGGCGACGGGGAGATGGCGCCAGTGGACCAGGTCCGACGACACGGCGTGGCCCCAGGCGATCTTGTTCCAGACGACGCCCTTGGGATTGTACTGGTAGAAGAAGTGATACAGTCCACGGTAATACATGGGAGCTGCACATTATTGAGTTCCACGTAAGCAACatgcatgcatacatacatacatacatacaaacagACAGCTGGTACAGCAGCAAGTGATGAAGTAGTACGTACTAACCATTGggatctgcatgcatgcatgcatgtcgtggagTAGGTAGCCACGTCAGTCCGCCAGCAAGCAAAAGACAGTCAGTTTGTGTTTTCCAGgaagcaagcaaacaaacaaacaaaaacagaGCGAAAGTGTGAAAGATACTAGATCAAACCATGTAATGCAAACATGAAGGCAAAAATAAGATCTGGATCTGAAAAATCAGTCAGTGGAATGATGGAATCGACTGCATATATACCGTTCATGAAGTTCCCATCCGGCTGGAAATGGTAACCACTGCGCTGCCACTGCAGCATCTCCTTGCTCCACAGGAACCGGTCGGCATCGGCGCCGGCGGCGGCCTTGATGTCCTGCTCCGCTTGGGCCTCCCCGGGAGTCTTCTTCGACAGAACGGCCGCTTTCTCGTCGGTGGCTGCCCGGAGACGGGCTACCGGGTCAGCCACGTCGTCGAGATTGTCGCCCACGTTGAGGAGCGCATGGGTGACGACTAGCACCACCACGGCCACGGCGCCCAGCACGGCGGCGCACTCGCGCCACctggtgccgccgccgccgccgccccgctggtGCTGCTGCAGCGCGTGCCCAGACATGACCGGCGGCGTGTCGGGGACAGCGCTAGCGCCGCGtgacttcatcgccacggccgatgCTTCGGAACTGGAAAGGGACTTTCTTTATCGGCTCGTCCAGCGGTCCCGAGGAGGAGCCATGTATGTATGTAGAGCCCCGCGGCCACGAGTGCCGTATCACGTGTTCCTTCTATCCTCAAGAGGAAACGTTACTACTACTTCTATCCCAAGTGGTTCGTCCATCGCGAGGTTGTCTTGGATCTTGGCAAAGTATGTTAGGCAGGACCG
This portion of the Triticum dicoccoides isolate Atlit2015 ecotype Zavitan chromosome 7A, WEW_v2.0, whole genome shotgun sequence genome encodes:
- the LOC119331342 gene encoding sucrose:sucrose 1-fructosyltransferase-like, with product MKSRGASAVPDTPPVMSGHALQQHQRGGGGGGTRWRECAAVLGAVAVVVLVVTHALLNVGDNLDDVADPVARLRAATDEKAAVLSKKTPGEAQAEQDIKAAAGADADRFLWSKEMLQWQRSGYHFQPDGNFMNDPNAPMYYRGLYHFFYQYNPKGVVWNKIAWGHAVSSDLVHWRHLPVAMVPDQWYDINGVLTGSATMLPNGTVILLYTGNSDTFAQVQCLAFPADPADPLLRTWTKHPSNPVIFPPPGIGDRDFRDPMAAWFDKSDNTWRTIIGSKDDHGHAGIALMYKTKDFIKYELIPDPVHRVEGTGMWECIDLYPISGGSDSSEEVIHVMKASVNDEWHDYYALGRFDAEANRWTPLDPEADVGIGMRVDWGKFYASTSFYDPVKQRRVSWGFVGETDSPNTDIAKGWASLQGIPRKVVLDEKTRTNILQWPVEEIDTLRYNATNFSGITVESSSVITLPLRQVSQLDIEASFRLNASAIAALNEADVSYNCSTSGGATERGALGPFGLLIHATNSGSEQLAVYFYIYKGLDGGLRTQFCHDESGSSRAKELLKRVVGSTVPVLHGEALSARVLVDHSIVESFVMGGRMTVTSRVYPMEAIHAAGRVCIFNNATGSAVTVEKLVVHEMASAPIQAYRDA